A genomic stretch from Sphingobacterium sp. ML3W includes:
- a CDS encoding TonB-dependent receptor, with amino-acid sequence MSTVDVKSFVQLGKKSKLFFSLAVIAGTFQQVNAAVATSANYEGKSFVKEVRNLQQQLKGKVLDATGKPLVGATVAVKGTSNGTQSDAQGNFSVEAKSGDVLVVTSVGYKSKEVTVAGTTITVQLEEDQGQLDEVVVVGYGTMRKSDVTGSIAMVKGADMIKDQSFSPLDALRGKASGVNIFSNSSQPGANANRVVIRGVATINSSSNPLYVVDGVVMEDFHLLNPNDIENIEVLKDASSAAIYGARGANGVILVTTKRGNKDGSRTISYQGSAGVSSAQRYMDLLNAQEWVDAFMIGLENENKYQGKSWSLDKKTWFNDANYFDANGNPLYNTDWQHEATRTAISHNHQLNVQQGDEKSSVGAFLNYTDQQGIMNNTWNKRVNAKMAYDAKPTSWLSTAINLTVNHTWGRYTPEDGGGQEARRTMIEMIPWYPVYDKNGLYTNSASSTVAEKLSFEGMANPVSILDLQKRMRYNTQIFGNAALTFHLADGLDLKTQLGIDHHRKDYKGYSSKLLNNISRPNGWAERTHTNTLYWQEETYLTYNKQFDKHRINAMAGLSWQQKTYDYDKMRTEGFPDDFYEYNRMNLGVTPATPESFYNDWSMNSYFLRAAYSYDNRYSATVTSRYDGSSKFGKNNKYAFFPSLGLAWNISNEEFLKGNQTISNLKLHTSYGLTGNSEIDPYQSLAIVDAGTILLNNGRAPWSYVKTISNEDLKWEKTAQFDVGVELGLLQNRLNLDVSYYRRKTTDLLLETPLPRATGFKTVMKNIGSVQNQGLDMMITGTIVTNENFEWKASLNANYNKNKILKLGENNADILKNDWVGGANSILRVGENLNSFYGYRRLGVYTQADVDAGNAELKDIGRAKRTAEKEIIGKGLPDWTGSFINNLRYKNFDFTLDLQFVKGVDVMQQFFHSTYDRFGITNGLKEILTDAYNGSNPNTMQQAIYLTNGGHAGQDTNVDDAWVADGSYLRVNLIQFGYTFNADVLKRIGLSRLRIYANANNPFLFTSKDFKGYDPESTSQYDAEYNSQFTAQGNGKFGQNMTFFSYPRAKTFSLGVNVTF; translated from the coding sequence ATGAGCACAGTTGACGTAAAATCATTTGTGCAGCTTGGGAAAAAATCAAAGTTATTTTTCTCATTAGCTGTCATTGCTGGTACATTTCAACAAGTCAATGCCGCTGTAGCAACTTCAGCAAATTACGAAGGTAAATCCTTCGTAAAAGAAGTTCGTAATCTGCAGCAACAATTGAAGGGAAAAGTACTGGATGCTACCGGAAAACCTCTTGTAGGAGCCACTGTAGCAGTTAAGGGAACCTCTAATGGTACCCAATCAGACGCACAGGGGAATTTCTCTGTAGAAGCAAAATCTGGTGATGTGCTGGTGGTTACTTCCGTCGGTTATAAATCGAAAGAGGTGACTGTCGCCGGTACTACCATCACCGTACAATTGGAAGAGGATCAGGGCCAATTGGATGAAGTCGTTGTTGTTGGTTACGGTACAATGCGCAAATCGGATGTAACCGGTTCCATTGCGATGGTCAAAGGTGCTGACATGATTAAAGATCAAAGTTTTAGCCCTTTAGATGCCTTGAGAGGTAAAGCATCAGGGGTCAATATCTTTTCTAATTCCAGCCAACCAGGCGCTAATGCGAATAGAGTTGTTATTCGTGGTGTTGCGACGATCAATTCTTCTTCCAACCCATTATATGTAGTAGATGGAGTCGTCATGGAAGATTTCCATTTGCTGAATCCAAATGATATCGAAAATATCGAGGTTCTGAAAGATGCTTCTTCTGCAGCTATCTACGGTGCACGTGGTGCCAATGGCGTTATCTTGGTGACAACAAAACGTGGAAACAAAGATGGGTCTAGAACAATCAGTTACCAGGGATCGGCAGGGGTAAGTTCTGCGCAACGCTACATGGATCTACTGAATGCACAGGAATGGGTAGATGCCTTTATGATCGGTCTTGAAAATGAAAATAAATATCAAGGAAAGTCTTGGTCCTTAGACAAGAAAACCTGGTTTAATGATGCAAATTATTTTGATGCCAATGGCAATCCCTTGTATAATACAGATTGGCAACACGAGGCAACACGGACAGCGATTTCACATAATCACCAGTTGAACGTACAACAGGGGGATGAAAAGTCATCCGTTGGCGCATTTTTGAATTATACGGATCAACAGGGAATTATGAACAATACCTGGAATAAACGGGTAAATGCAAAAATGGCCTATGATGCAAAACCAACATCTTGGCTCTCTACGGCCATAAACCTGACAGTCAATCATACCTGGGGACGTTATACGCCAGAAGACGGTGGTGGTCAGGAAGCACGTCGGACGATGATCGAGATGATTCCTTGGTATCCGGTTTATGATAAGAATGGTCTGTATACAAATTCAGCTTCATCTACCGTAGCTGAAAAATTGAGTTTTGAAGGGATGGCAAATCCAGTTTCCATCCTGGATTTGCAAAAACGGATGCGGTACAATACGCAGATTTTTGGAAATGCGGCACTGACATTTCATCTCGCTGATGGATTGGACCTGAAAACGCAATTGGGGATCGATCACCATCGGAAAGATTATAAAGGGTATTCTTCAAAGCTGTTGAATAATATTTCCCGGCCAAATGGATGGGCAGAACGTACACATACGAATACCTTGTATTGGCAGGAAGAAACCTATTTGACGTATAATAAGCAATTCGATAAGCATCGAATCAATGCAATGGCAGGTCTATCTTGGCAGCAGAAGACCTATGATTATGATAAAATGCGCACGGAAGGCTTTCCCGATGATTTCTATGAATATAATAGAATGAATTTAGGTGTTACACCAGCTACGCCTGAATCTTTTTACAATGATTGGTCGATGAATTCGTACTTCTTAAGGGCTGCATATTCCTATGACAATCGTTATTCTGCGACAGTAACAAGTCGTTATGACGGTTCGTCCAAATTTGGTAAGAACAATAAATATGCGTTTTTCCCTTCATTAGGGCTTGCTTGGAATATTTCCAATGAGGAGTTTTTAAAGGGTAATCAGACCATTAGCAACCTCAAGTTACATACCAGCTATGGATTAACCGGTAACTCTGAAATTGATCCTTATCAGTCGTTAGCGATCGTAGATGCGGGAACAATTTTATTGAATAATGGGCGGGCTCCCTGGTCTTATGTTAAAACGATTTCAAATGAAGATTTAAAGTGGGAGAAAACAGCGCAATTTGATGTTGGGGTGGAATTGGGTTTACTTCAAAATCGCCTAAATTTGGATGTTTCTTATTATCGTCGTAAAACGACCGATCTCCTTCTGGAGACTCCACTGCCAAGAGCGACCGGTTTTAAAACTGTTATGAAAAATATTGGTTCCGTCCAGAATCAAGGTTTGGATATGATGATTACCGGGACGATTGTCACCAATGAGAATTTTGAATGGAAAGCATCATTGAATGCCAACTATAACAAAAATAAAATATTGAAATTGGGCGAAAACAATGCGGATATCCTCAAGAATGATTGGGTCGGTGGCGCCAACAGTATTCTTCGTGTAGGCGAAAACTTAAATAGCTTCTATGGCTATAGAAGGTTGGGCGTGTATACGCAGGCCGATGTGGATGCAGGAAATGCGGAATTGAAAGATATAGGACGGGCCAAACGTACCGCTGAAAAAGAAATCATCGGAAAGGGGTTGCCAGATTGGACCGGGAGTTTTATCAATAACTTACGTTATAAGAACTTTGACTTTACATTGGATCTACAATTCGTGAAAGGGGTAGATGTCATGCAACAATTCTTCCATTCAACTTACGATCGTTTTGGCATTACCAATGGCCTGAAGGAAATTTTAACTGATGCGTATAATGGTTCAAATCCGAATACGATGCAGCAAGCAATCTATTTGACCAATGGAGGGCATGCTGGTCAGGACACGAACGTGGACGATGCTTGGGTCGCGGACGGTTCCTATCTACGGGTAAATTTGATACAATTTGGCTATACGTTTAACGCGGATGTGCTAAAGCGGATAGGCTTATCCAGATTACGGATCTATGCGAATGCGAATAATCCATTTTTGTTCACATCAAAAGATTTTAAAGGTTATGACCCAGAAAGTACTTCTCAATATGACGCAGAATATAATTCCCAATTTACAGCACAGGGGAATGGGAAATTTGGACAAAACATGACATTTTTCTCCTATCCTAGGGCGAAAACTTTCTCTTTGGGCGTAAATGTCACATTTTAA
- a CDS encoding RagB/SusD family nutrient uptake outer membrane protein, which yields MKTKLFMLLLAGMAFTTSCNKFLEENPSSNLSLISYYENEGQAEATVNALYRRGTPLRYSTTGSYLGSTASINTILTGYFTNSYEGQERVTLFARELTRQQNTSVISPTMNTIWDEAYEAINIANAGIKYIPQISMVNETKKNTLLAEAKFFRAYNYFYLVKTFGALPLYTLPNEKLSDPLYLERTDAAKIYELIEADLKSAVEILPAKTFVDNGHRITKYAAAMLLADVYLQQGKFADAAANAKIVVNSPHKMTANIDFKENSAYNLLRKTDDLDEVIYAQEFNDLVTNSGARTATAFSSTAVSVFDTYSIFERVFGPTKQFLNVYDKKDLRIQPNQFYHWSYTNPINGKKWTSEEAGIWYYVDEQALLSTGRGTKDWNFYRYPEALLTAAESIAKTTGVSAEAAGYLAKVKARANTEGKTAAQYTSELQLLSVDDFVKECWKERLREFPLEYKMWDDIVRTKMFPVISKTEAGKVDFVPLIGAKNASGAVFKESDLLWPISPDEIQRNNKLTQNPGYQ from the coding sequence ATGAAGACTAAATTATTTATGTTGTTATTGGCCGGAATGGCTTTCACAACATCCTGTAATAAATTTTTGGAAGAGAATCCCAGTTCAAACCTGTCATTAATAAGTTATTATGAAAATGAAGGACAGGCGGAAGCAACAGTCAATGCACTTTACCGTCGCGGTACACCATTACGTTATTCTACAACGGGTTCCTATCTGGGATCTACCGCTTCCATTAATACCATTTTGACTGGGTATTTTACAAATAGCTACGAAGGACAGGAGCGGGTTACGCTATTTGCCCGTGAATTAACTCGGCAACAAAATACAAGTGTCATATCCCCAACCATGAATACCATTTGGGATGAGGCTTATGAGGCTATCAATATTGCCAATGCTGGTATAAAATATATCCCGCAAATAAGTATGGTCAATGAGACCAAGAAAAATACTTTATTGGCTGAGGCGAAATTCTTTAGAGCGTACAACTACTTTTATCTCGTCAAAACATTTGGCGCACTCCCCTTGTATACACTCCCAAATGAGAAACTTAGTGATCCGCTTTATCTAGAGCGTACTGATGCTGCGAAAATCTATGAATTGATTGAAGCGGACTTAAAAAGTGCTGTAGAAATATTGCCAGCCAAAACATTCGTTGATAATGGTCATCGCATTACAAAATATGCGGCAGCAATGCTATTAGCTGATGTTTATTTGCAGCAAGGTAAATTTGCCGATGCAGCAGCCAATGCAAAAATTGTGGTTAATTCACCGCATAAGATGACGGCGAATATCGACTTTAAGGAAAATAGCGCATACAACTTGCTGCGTAAGACTGATGACTTGGATGAGGTCATTTATGCGCAAGAATTTAATGATCTGGTTACTAATAGCGGAGCGAGGACTGCCACCGCTTTTAGTTCTACGGCCGTATCTGTTTTTGATACGTATTCGATATTTGAGCGTGTTTTCGGCCCTACCAAACAATTTTTGAATGTATATGACAAAAAAGATTTAAGAATCCAACCAAATCAATTCTATCATTGGTCTTATACTAATCCGATTAACGGTAAAAAATGGACATCAGAGGAGGCCGGGATATGGTATTATGTGGATGAGCAGGCTTTGCTGTCGACAGGAAGAGGTACAAAAGACTGGAATTTTTATCGTTATCCGGAAGCATTGTTAACTGCTGCTGAAAGTATCGCTAAAACAACTGGAGTAAGTGCCGAAGCTGCGGGATATTTAGCTAAAGTTAAGGCTCGTGCGAATACCGAGGGAAAAACTGCCGCGCAGTATACATCTGAATTACAGCTATTGTCGGTAGATGACTTTGTGAAAGAATGTTGGAAAGAGCGGCTACGAGAATTTCCTTTGGAGTACAAAATGTGGGATGATATCGTACGGACAAAGATGTTTCCTGTGATTTCTAAAACGGAAGCTGGTAAAGTGGATTTTGTCCCTTTAATTGGAGCGAAGAATGCGTCCGGAGCAGTATTCAAAGAGTCTGATTTATTATGGCCGATCTCGCCTGATGAGATACAGCGTAACAATAAACTGACCCAGAATCCGGGGTATCAATAG
- a CDS encoding alkaline phosphatase, producing MKIKNLLLSFLLIGLSTYGAMAQSKKIKHVVLVGFDGFGAYALPKAEMPNLKKMMQDGTYSTHVRTVLPSSSAVNWASMLMGAGPTTHGYTEWDSKTPEIPSTAKTENGMFPSLFNAVAQKNPQAQFAVVHSWPGIGYLIDNKVVQKIINTQDDDEAALNTTVDIIKKEKPTVTFVHFDQPDGVGHNIGHNTPEYYAELKNVDRRIGTLQQALKDAGIADETIFVVAADHGGTGKGHGGKSLAEVEIPWLMTGPGVPKGKEIKGTVMIYDIGPTLTWLLGAPLDVAWRGQAIKAFQKD from the coding sequence ATGAAAATTAAAAATCTATTACTGTCATTCCTTCTGATAGGTCTATCTACCTATGGTGCGATGGCACAAAGCAAAAAAATCAAACATGTCGTTTTAGTGGGATTCGATGGTTTCGGTGCTTATGCATTACCTAAAGCCGAAATGCCAAATCTCAAAAAGATGATGCAGGACGGAACTTATAGCACACATGTGCGTACGGTTTTGCCTTCTTCGAGCGCGGTGAACTGGGCTTCCATGCTGATGGGGGCCGGGCCTACAACACATGGCTATACGGAATGGGATAGTAAGACTCCTGAAATTCCGTCAACGGCTAAAACCGAAAATGGCATGTTTCCTTCTTTGTTTAATGCGGTCGCTCAGAAAAATCCTCAAGCCCAATTTGCGGTGGTACATAGCTGGCCTGGAATAGGATATTTGATAGATAATAAGGTGGTTCAGAAGATCATTAATACCCAGGATGATGATGAAGCGGCATTGAATACAACCGTAGATATCATCAAAAAGGAGAAACCTACAGTTACTTTTGTGCATTTCGATCAACCTGATGGTGTCGGTCATAATATTGGCCACAATACGCCAGAATACTATGCCGAACTAAAAAATGTTGACCGGAGGATCGGAACGTTACAACAAGCGCTTAAGGATGCGGGCATTGCTGACGAAACGATCTTTGTTGTCGCTGCGGATCATGGTGGGACGGGTAAAGGTCATGGTGGAAAATCCTTAGCAGAAGTGGAGATTCCTTGGCTGATGACTGGACCGGGTGTGCCAAAGGGAAAAGAGATCAAAGGAACGGTAATGATTTATGATATTGGTCCGACATTGACCTGGTTGCTTGGAGCCCCACTTGATGTGGCTTGGCGCGGGCAGGCAATTAAGGCTTTTCAGAAGGATTGA
- a CDS encoding outer membrane beta-barrel protein, translating to MTSKSNPRNFRINTILKITVFILCCYSYSDIKAQTDVTGYIENTKGKSLTGVNVKVKTYDKYEIKKMAISDSSGKYIIKQLPMGYYSASIQLIGFKTKIIKFHIDSNDFYEKKLENIRLEESDNLLSEVTVNRNKPMIERKEDRITINIGSGLTLAGNTAVDILKKAPGIDINPITEQFSLNGRTGALVTIDDKPTYMSSTALMNMLKSMSSNQIESIDLISDPSSRYDATGTAGIINIKTKKQKDRGLLLELNGGWGHGLAGKYDAGFNLDYSEKKISVHVDYNYFKNQSITKINSQRKSYIKDTVNNFDQSSTLKKRRTGNNYKFGFDYHISKLQSIGIIAQGYLNQSKQMTFGNTQRIQIPGERESIDILGELKDHYKNNIINLNYFGKFDSIGRQLAIGLDYSAYYGRNNEIRRNDFSTTKKTSYREVNNSGNSKITIKAGKIDYTHPFDKKTKLEFGLKSSVVTTENNLLLSNKTSDSNIWLDDPEATGKYIYKENINAGYFSFSKQFSKTEFKAGVRVENTMVSRSFKDVNKLENFNYTDLFPSVSISQKIKENYNLSLTYSRRIDRPSYDDLNPYLIFIDEYNYAKGNPYLNPQYTQSLSLTNTIFHRFNLSVNYSSTRNPMINMIRLADDGVRTIAIKENLGRQKNLGVNLSGTIKPIKNWSTSANLQIFNSKYNYQNSFDNIDYQMTSFSGTIYNTVQIKYAIEIESSFRYRTALQYGIYRVSPQAVTNLAIRKSFFENKLRLELAIDDLFDGQKTVVKTDYNMQFKGNEKYETRIIWLSARYRFNNGKSNKKNSNQSGIESEGDRLKR from the coding sequence ATGACATCTAAATCTAATCCCCGAAACTTTCGAATAAATACTATTTTAAAAATAACGGTCTTCATACTTTGCTGTTATTCATATTCAGATATAAAAGCCCAAACAGATGTAACTGGTTATATTGAAAATACTAAGGGCAAGAGCTTGACGGGAGTAAATGTAAAGGTTAAAACCTATGATAAATATGAAATAAAAAAAATGGCTATAAGCGATTCTTCAGGAAAATATATCATCAAACAACTACCAATGGGGTATTATTCTGCTAGTATTCAGCTGATAGGATTCAAAACAAAAATTATAAAATTTCATATTGACAGTAATGATTTTTATGAAAAAAAATTAGAAAATATAAGATTAGAAGAATCAGATAATCTTCTTAGCGAAGTTACAGTTAACAGAAATAAGCCTATGATCGAAAGAAAAGAAGATAGGATAACAATAAATATTGGATCGGGTTTAACTTTAGCAGGAAATACAGCAGTTGATATATTGAAAAAGGCACCTGGGATAGACATAAATCCTATTACCGAACAATTTTCTTTAAATGGAAGGACAGGGGCGTTAGTGACAATAGATGATAAACCAACCTATATGAGCTCAACAGCTTTGATGAATATGTTGAAAAGTATGTCCAGCAATCAAATTGAATCAATTGACTTGATTTCAGATCCTTCCTCACGTTATGATGCTACTGGCACCGCTGGAATAATTAATATAAAAACAAAAAAACAAAAAGACAGAGGATTATTACTTGAATTAAATGGCGGATGGGGGCATGGTTTAGCAGGTAAATATGATGCAGGCTTTAATCTAGATTATTCAGAAAAAAAAATATCAGTACATGTAGATTATAACTATTTTAAAAACCAAAGCATTACCAAGATCAACTCACAACGAAAATCATATATTAAAGACACTGTTAATAATTTCGATCAATCATCAACTTTAAAAAAAAGAAGAACTGGAAATAATTATAAGTTTGGATTTGATTATCATATTTCGAAACTACAGTCAATCGGCATAATCGCTCAAGGCTATCTTAACCAATCGAAGCAGATGACTTTTGGAAATACACAAAGAATTCAGATTCCAGGCGAAAGAGAAAGTATAGATATATTAGGTGAACTTAAAGATCATTACAAAAATAATATAATAAATTTGAACTACTTTGGAAAATTTGATTCCATCGGACGTCAATTAGCCATAGGTCTTGATTATTCAGCCTATTATGGCAGAAACAATGAAATACGCAGAAATGACTTCTCTACGACTAAAAAGACAAGCTATAGAGAAGTTAATAATAGCGGGAATTCCAAAATAACCATAAAAGCAGGAAAAATTGATTATACACATCCATTCGATAAGAAGACAAAACTCGAATTTGGGTTAAAGTCTAGCGTAGTAACAACCGAAAATAACTTACTGTTATCGAATAAAACATCAGATTCCAATATTTGGTTGGATGATCCGGAAGCCACAGGAAAATACATATATAAAGAAAACATAAATGCTGGATATTTCTCTTTTTCCAAACAATTTTCGAAAACAGAATTTAAAGCTGGAGTTCGAGTCGAAAATACAATGGTCTCACGTTCTTTTAAGGATGTAAACAAACTTGAAAATTTCAATTACACAGACTTATTCCCTAGTGTTTCAATCTCACAAAAAATAAAAGAAAACTATAATTTGTCTCTTACTTATAGTCGAAGAATAGACCGTCCGAGTTATGACGATTTAAATCCTTACCTCATATTTATCGATGAATACAACTATGCGAAAGGTAACCCTTACCTAAATCCGCAATATACTCAATCTCTTAGCCTAACGAATACCATATTTCATAGATTTAATCTATCAGTAAACTATAGCTCAACCAGAAATCCAATGATTAATATGATAAGATTAGCTGATGACGGTGTTAGAACAATTGCAATTAAGGAAAACCTAGGTCGACAGAAAAACCTCGGAGTAAATCTTTCCGGAACAATCAAACCAATAAAAAACTGGTCGACCAGTGCTAACTTACAAATTTTTAACTCAAAGTACAATTATCAAAATTCTTTTGACAATATAGATTATCAGATGACATCCTTTTCAGGTACCATTTACAACACTGTTCAAATTAAATATGCGATAGAAATAGAAAGCTCTTTCCGTTATAGAACCGCGCTCCAATATGGCATTTATAGAGTCAGTCCGCAGGCTGTCACAAATTTAGCTATTCGCAAGAGCTTTTTCGAAAACAAATTGCGATTAGAGCTCGCTATTGATGATTTATTTGACGGCCAAAAGACTGTTGTGAAAACCGATTATAATATGCAGTTTAAGGGAAATGAAAAATATGAAACTCGAATAATTTGGTTAAGTGCACGCTATCGATTTAACAATGGTAAAAGCAATAAAAAGAATTCAAATCAATCAGGAATAGAATCTGAAGGAGATAGATTAAAGAGATAA
- a CDS encoding non-ribosomal peptide synthetase yields MSNTESIIQRLYSSVRKSPYKTSFIKLNSLNDVEEKISYEDLLKNVEILSKYINCKGVKRGDRLGLMYTDYFEFIIAFLACQYCGGTAVPIYVAKSAKKNEHIINLLSNAKLTFILSTSEIASQLIDVCQELVEMSERVICTDNIDVKSVFFSSSLIESALVPDEHPVFIQYTSGSTGDPKGVIISNENLMHNLRNISETFFVNDESIIFSWLPFYHDMGLVGVILESIYAGSTCILLDPVHFLQTPSRWLLGISKFKATHSGGPNFAYDMCLEIEQESIGMSNLDLSSWKVAFIGADFVNSSTIRRFSRKFETFGFNKNSIFPCYGLAEATLLVSGMKSLKCSPTILFEHNNKRDAYANNMSQGEVVSLGRCHKDLDIKIISLDRDQVCGDSEEGEICVYGPNIFSGYFGLDNNSKMFLNIDGLKYFKTGDLGFVLQKELYFLGRIKDVVVIRGRNFFPVDFETKLTDKYDFIFKGGFLMFKETDLCDDFILLIEIKRTKINVVVSERWIDDLSRYIGIAFDVQPLKILFLSPRSLPRTSSGKINRKISKHSYFTGSLKVIDVYERQSYDGFVIDYDLILRIKNQCKYEDIKLYIFTLLNKITGIIFDEIDEDNDSFRTLGVDSLRFTEVINYINKEFEIHLRLDLVRKNSSIGDFLIYMENLIWVRYGFVSNNEIIL; encoded by the coding sequence ATGAGTAATACTGAAAGTATAATCCAACGACTCTATTCTTCTGTAAGGAAAAGTCCTTATAAGACATCTTTTATTAAGTTAAATTCTCTAAATGATGTTGAAGAAAAAATTTCTTATGAAGACCTCTTAAAGAATGTAGAGATATTAAGTAAGTATATTAATTGTAAAGGTGTTAAGCGAGGGGATAGGTTGGGACTAATGTATACGGATTATTTTGAATTTATTATAGCATTTCTCGCTTGTCAATACTGTGGCGGTACTGCAGTTCCAATCTATGTAGCTAAATCTGCTAAGAAAAATGAACACATCATCAATTTATTGAGTAATGCGAAGTTGACTTTTATCCTAAGTACTTCAGAAATTGCGAGTCAATTGATAGATGTTTGTCAGGAGCTTGTTGAAATGAGCGAAAGAGTTATTTGTACGGATAATATTGATGTAAAATCGGTTTTCTTTAGTTCTAGTTTAATTGAATCTGCCTTAGTTCCAGATGAGCATCCTGTATTTATTCAATATACTTCAGGTTCTACGGGAGACCCTAAAGGTGTTATAATAAGCAATGAAAATTTGATGCATAATTTGAGAAATATTAGTGAAACTTTTTTTGTGAATGATGAATCAATTATTTTTTCGTGGTTACCATTCTATCATGATATGGGGCTTGTAGGAGTTATACTTGAATCTATTTATGCTGGCAGTACATGTATTCTATTGGACCCTGTTCATTTTTTGCAAACCCCCAGTCGATGGCTTTTGGGGATTTCTAAATTTAAAGCTACACATAGTGGTGGGCCTAATTTTGCTTATGATATGTGTTTAGAGATTGAGCAAGAAAGCATTGGAATGTCGAATTTAGATCTTTCGAGTTGGAAAGTTGCTTTTATTGGGGCTGATTTCGTCAATTCATCTACTATACGAAGGTTCTCAAGGAAGTTTGAAACTTTTGGTTTTAATAAGAATTCCATTTTTCCTTGTTATGGACTTGCGGAAGCAACGTTATTGGTTTCTGGAATGAAGTCATTGAAATGTTCTCCGACTATTCTGTTTGAACATAATAATAAGCGTGATGCCTATGCTAACAATATGAGCCAAGGTGAGGTTGTTAGTTTAGGGCGCTGTCATAAAGATCTTGATATTAAAATTATTTCATTAGATCGAGATCAAGTATGCGGTGATTCTGAAGAAGGTGAAATTTGTGTTTATGGCCCCAATATATTTTCAGGCTATTTTGGGTTAGATAATAATAGTAAAATGTTTCTAAATATTGATGGTCTTAAATATTTTAAAACTGGAGACTTAGGATTCGTTTTACAGAAAGAATTATATTTTTTAGGGAGAATTAAAGATGTGGTTGTCATAAGAGGTAGGAACTTTTTTCCAGTCGATTTTGAAACAAAGTTAACTGATAAGTATGATTTCATTTTTAAGGGAGGGTTTTTAATGTTTAAAGAGACCGATTTGTGTGATGATTTTATTTTACTTATCGAAATTAAAAGGACAAAGATTAATGTAGTTGTAAGTGAGAGGTGGATAGATGATTTGAGTCGTTATATCGGCATAGCTTTCGATGTTCAACCTCTAAAAATATTGTTTCTATCACCTCGATCATTACCCAGGACATCCAGCGGAAAAATTAATCGGAAAATTTCTAAGCATTCATATTTTACCGGCTCGTTAAAAGTAATAGATGTCTATGAGCGGCAATCCTATGATGGTTTTGTAATTGATTATGATTTGATTTTGAGGATTAAGAACCAGTGCAAATACGAGGATATTAAACTGTATATTTTCACCCTTCTTAATAAAATTACTGGGATAATTTTTGATGAAATAGATGAGGACAATGATTCCTTTCGAACCTTGGGTGTCGATTCATTAAGGTTTACTGAGGTTATTAATTATATAAATAAAGAATTTGAAATACATTTAAGGTTAGATTTGGTTAGAAAAAACTCATCAATCGGAGATTTTTTAATATATATGGAAAATTTGATATGGGTTAGGTATGGTTTTGTTTCAAATAATGAAATTATTTTATGA